In a genomic window of Occallatibacter riparius:
- a CDS encoding type III polyketide synthase — protein MTNTGFINRIATAVPPHDVHRAFVDFAETMLPEGTTRNLFKRMARLAAIDHRYSFVEPVKTNGEGWQDAENIYVPGSFPSTARRMQVFEKFAPKLAGCALNKLAVTEEERRAVTHVIVTSCTGLYAPGLDFDIVRHLGLSPSVERTMIGFMGCYAAVNALKSANYIVRAQPDAKVLVLNLELCSLHFQETTELEQVLSFLLFADGCSASLVSAEPTGLAIDSFLAVGLPDSSDLITWRIGDGGFDMHLSGKVPGEIRRAMKDVGSVVTRGRDRQEIDLWAVHPGGRTILDAVEQGLELPSDALRFSRDILSRFGNMSSATVMFVLQKVMAEAQAGQQGCAMSFGPGVTAETMLFHAA, from the coding sequence ATGACAAATACAGGATTCATCAACAGAATCGCGACGGCAGTTCCGCCGCATGACGTGCATCGTGCTTTTGTCGACTTTGCCGAAACCATGCTGCCGGAAGGCACCACGCGCAACCTGTTCAAGCGCATGGCGCGGCTGGCGGCTATCGATCATCGCTACTCGTTTGTGGAGCCGGTGAAGACGAATGGCGAGGGATGGCAGGATGCCGAGAATATCTATGTGCCCGGCAGCTTTCCTTCGACGGCGCGGCGCATGCAGGTGTTCGAGAAGTTTGCGCCGAAGCTGGCTGGGTGTGCGCTGAACAAGCTTGCCGTGACGGAGGAGGAGCGGCGCGCCGTTACGCATGTGATTGTGACTTCGTGTACGGGTTTGTATGCGCCGGGGCTCGACTTCGATATCGTGCGGCATCTGGGGCTCAGTCCTTCGGTGGAGCGGACCATGATCGGGTTCATGGGATGTTATGCGGCGGTGAATGCGCTGAAGTCGGCGAACTACATTGTGCGCGCGCAGCCGGATGCGAAGGTGCTGGTGCTGAATCTGGAACTGTGCTCACTGCATTTTCAGGAGACGACGGAACTGGAGCAGGTGCTGTCATTCCTTCTGTTCGCGGATGGGTGTTCGGCGAGCCTGGTAAGTGCTGAGCCGACCGGCCTGGCGATCGACAGCTTCCTCGCTGTGGGGCTGCCGGACAGCAGTGACCTGATCACGTGGCGCATTGGAGACGGCGGGTTCGATATGCATCTCTCGGGTAAGGTGCCGGGAGAGATCAGGCGCGCGATGAAGGATGTGGGGTCGGTGGTGACGCGCGGGCGCGATCGGCAGGAGATCGATCTGTGGGCGGTGCATCCGGGCGGCCGCACGATTCTGGACGCGGTGGAACAGGGGTTGGAATTGCCGTCGGACGCGCTGCGATTCTCGCGGGATATCTTATCGCGGTTCGGGAACATGTCTTCCGCCACGGTGATGTTTGTGCTGCAGAAGGTGATGGCCGAGGCGCAAGCGGGGCAGCAGGGATGCGCGATGTCGTTCGGGCCGGGAGTGACCGCGGAGACGATGCTCTTTCATGCCGCGTGA